One stretch of Ipomoea triloba cultivar NCNSP0323 chromosome 8, ASM357664v1 DNA includes these proteins:
- the LOC116027294 gene encoding uncharacterized protein LOC116027294 produces MEFEEEENGFHGEVPEFGAIFMSSIATKRECFKKKIMGLPLSKANFVKQVKCGMVLFLFEFERRELFGVYRASSDGAVNIAPHAFSSSGDCYPAQVRFTPIWDCSPLSEPEFRGAIRDNYYSAKKFNFGLSQDQVRSLLMLFRTRKLRNKLPPRQFSRVINRRVDENSYIVDDEIPTASNGFPNENCIEPSPVIAYPNIYWDRENELNGDACSKGNRIEDEYRVSFSDGGCLNNNYSDSPGRRRMDDDGRILMNDIAGNSLNNDHPLAMGMRLAEGSQFSMDDTVKNDFKNLPSVMSSNDMADPVHFIRNNGGALFTNRERIVNQSNVECGSGMIRLTKSYGKLSNDCPSALATRYARSLLNDGAEELHNPDYTPAVSGNFNSGNFLRNGSSQHRLIHDSTENKHLKDCVDVSTIPSTHFVHPSRDTDKLYGDARSPVGWNKREHSTFGGPGFHCSRNEYFHSLARDRRVDENTIEYDLGPSASNEQSSFRLNVDKQWVNADWYRKNNPENAASLLENFHRPTHLVGDDRHTEMKQMSPASCSMPFYETALPRITEAAKFDNTFSNFQDATITRALPCDHEFATSHCGCSSSSQVDHESSLVQNDCHSVGEQNLDVFLKDISMPYHEKLGASTRLPDFAADHRQKKRSYLQSVIGESDLNAEFSENVGLNTTSSMVYRAPPSSRPYMVFPDATGPGEAGLHGEYTGFSPLAIDSGCQSLGIKERVAMRESDGILYHGGVAITDLNNNFDIYERIGENDETMCNRLSELSHSDYKEFKRRSVFSRLSSKKCTLKDEVMEMHQNQVSLSNKQIKCKPLVKSHDNGESTVHENHASVEMDHNSSMISSLKKKRNLQQSIEQNVQHAQKETRAVDFKRRSEIKKILHDSDTKDHLISVEMMSSESSVVKELLGTPPEHGNLTKELISEEKMPSGTEIVVKEPACKLGKRRKLVRPVFGKSDVDHGNHQSSNVHALHEAFNDNAKFVKACQHNATQDIGPSSCHEHSDTNKKQRFTSVLKNSSDHQDSSSRDLDGNISSQDNGSTNVISTVQEHTDPNLKQSLVCGNKRQEMCALLINDVDVKDIGKLPQSVPLEADSEISPEEAPSCITGVLDSGTRDSATSEAANVGNAACADKLLGAENEVRNHPSSCKLKSDKVTQP; encoded by the exons ATGGAGTTTGAAGAGGAAGAGAATGGTTTTCATGGAGAAGTACCAGAGTTTGGTGCAATTTTTATGTCTAGCATTGCAACAAAAAGAGAATgctttaaaaagaaaatcatgGGCCTTCCATTGTCCAAGGCTAACTTTGTGAAGCAGGTTAAATGTGGAATGGTCTTGTTCCTATTTGAATTTGAGAGGAGAGAACTTTTTGGAGTCTATCGTGCTAGCTCCGATGGTGCAGTGAACATTGCGCCCCATGCATTTAGTTCATCAGGGGATTGTTATCCTGCACAG GTTCGTTTTACCCCAATTTGGGACTGCAGTCCACTTTCTGAACCTGAATTTCGTGGTGCAATTAGAGATAATTACTATTCTGCAAAGAAGTTTAACTTTGGTCTATCTCAAGATCAG GTCCGCAGTCTTCTGATGTTGTTCAGGACAAGGAAATTAAGAAATAAGTTACCCCCTAGACAGTTTTCTAGAGTTATCAACAGAAGAGTTGATGAAAATAGTTATATTGTTGATGATGAGATCCCTACAGCAAGTAATGGTTTTCCTAATGAAAATTGCATTGAGCCTTCTCCAGTAATAGCATATCCAAATATTTATTGGGATAGAGAGAATGAACTAAATGGTGATGCATGTTCTAAAGGGAATAGGATTGAGGATGAATATAGAGTTAGTTTTTCAGATGGGGGATGCTTGAACAATAACTACAGTGATTCACCAGGTAGGAGAAGAATGGATGATGATGGGAGGATATTGATGAATGATATTGCAGGTAATAGCCTTAATAATGATCATCCTCTGGCTATGGGAATGAGATTAGCTGAAGGCAGCCAATTCTCAATGGATGATACAGTTAAAAATGACTTTAAAAATCTTCCTTCTGTTATGTCTTCTAATGATATGGCAGATCCCGTTCATTTCATTAGAAACAATGGTGGTGCCTTGTTTACAAATAGGGAGAGGATAGTTAATCAATCCAACGTAGAATGTGGTTCTGGGATGATCAGATTGACTAAAAGTTATGGGAAACTTTCAAATGATTGCCCATCTGCACTTGCAACGCGTTATGCTAGGTCTCTGCTGAATGATGGTGCGGAAGAGCTCCATAACCCAGATTATACACCCGCTGTCTCTGGTAACTTTAACAGTGGAAACTTTTTGAGAAATGGTAGTAGTCAGCATAGATTAATTCATGATAGCACTGAAAATAAGCATCTTAAGGACTGTGTTGATGTTTCCACCATTCCTTCTACTCACTTTGTACATCCATCCCGTGACACAGACAAATTATATGGAGATGCCAGATCACCAGTGGGTTGGAATAAAAGAGAGCATAGTACTTTTGGGGGTCCAGGCTTTCATTGTAGCAGAAATGAGTATTTTCATTCTCTTGCTAGGGATAGAAGAGTGGATGAAAATACTATTGAATATGATCTTGGACCTTCTGCTTCAAATGAACAATCCTCTTTTCGTCTAAATGTAGACAAACAATGGGTTAATGCTGACTGGTACAGGAAGAACAATCCTGAAAATGCTGCTTCTCTTTTGGAGAATTTTCATAGACCTACTCACTTGGTAGGGGATGATCGACATACTGAGATGAAGCAAATGTCTCCAGCAAGCTGCAGTATGCCATTTTATGAGACAGCCCTCCCTCGAATAACAGAAGCAGCAAAATTTGACAACACTTTCTCAAATTTTCAAGATGCAACAATTACAAGAGCTCTGCCATGTGATCACGAGTTTGCTACCTCTCATTGTGGATGCTCATCATCTTCTCAAGTTGATCATGAATCTAGTTTAGTACAGAATGACTGTCACAGTGTTGGGGAACAAAATCTTGATGTATTTCTCAAAGATATATCAATGCCATACCACGAAAAATTAGGAGCTTCAACCAGGCTTCCAGATTTTGCTGCTGATCACAGGCAAAAAAAACGGTCGTATTTACAATCTGTGATTGGTGAATCTGATTTAAATGCTGAGTTTTCTGAGAATGTAGGACTTAATACTACTTCTTCCATGGTTTATAGAGCTCCACCATCTTCAAGGCCATATATGGTTTTCCCAGATGCTACAGGGCCAGGTGAAGCTGGTCTTCATGGGGAATATACTGGATTTTCCCCTCTAGCGATTGATTCAGGTTGTCAATCACTGGGTATCAAAGAGCGTGTTGCAATGCGAGAAAGTGATGGAATACTTTATCATGGTGGAGTTGCAATAACTGACCTCAacaataactttgatatttatgAAAGAATTGGTGAGAATGATGAAACTATGTGCAACAGGTTATCTGAGCTGTCACATTCTGATTATAAAGAGTTCAAGCGAAGAAGTGTCTTTAGTCGGTTATCTTCAAAGAAGTGCACACTAAAAGATGAAGTCATGGAAATGCATCAAAACCAGGTTTCTCTTTCCAATAAGCAAATTAAATGCAAGCCATTGGTAAAAAGTCATGACAATGGTGAAAGTACTGTCCACGAAAATCATGCTTCAGTTGAGATGGATCACAATTCTTCAATGATTTCTTcactgaagaagaagaggaatttGCAACAATCTATTGAACAAAACGTTCAGCATGCACAAAAAGAGACACGAGCTGTGGATTTTAAGCGCCGGAgtgaaataaagaaaattttgcATGACTCTGACACAAAAGATCATTTGATTTCTGTAGAGATGATGTCCTCTGAAAGCTCTGTGGTTAAGGAACTACTAGGTACGCCCCCAGAGCATGGGAATCTCACAAAAGAATTGATTTCTGAGGAGAAGATGCCTTCTGGAACTGAAATTGTAGTTAAGGAACCTGCATGTAAGCTTGGGAAGCGTAGAAAGCTGGTGAGACCAGTTTTTGGGAAGAGTGATGTTGATCACGGTAACCACCAGAGTTCAAATGTACATGCCTTACATGAGGCTTTCAATGATAATGCAAAATTCGTTAAAGCATGTCAACATAATGCCACTCAAGACATTGGGCCTTCAAGTTGCCATGAGCACAGTGATACTAACAAAAAACAAAGGTTTACTTCTGTGCTCAAGAACAGTTCAGATCATCAAGACTCATCAAGTAGGGATCTGGATGGTAATATATCATCTCAAGATAATGGATCAACCAATGTGATCTCAACTGTTCAAGAGCACACTGATCCTAACTTGAAACAGAGCCTTGTTTGTGGAAACAAAAGGCAGGAAATGTGTGCTTTGTTGATTAACGATGTTGATGTTAAAGATATTGGGAAACTACCTCAAAGTGTACCCCTGGAAGCTGATTCAGAAATTTCTCCCGAGGAAGCACCATCATGTATCACAGGCGTCTTGGATTCTGGAACTCGAGACAGTGCTACATCTGAAGCTGCCAATGTTGGTAATGCTGCATGTGCCGATAAGCTTCTAGGTGCTGAAAATGAGGTAAGGAACCATCCTAGTAGTTGCAAGTTAAAAAGCGACAAGGTAACACAACCGtga
- the LOC116027646 gene encoding uncharacterized protein LOC116027646: protein MVMVAFHPGFEAKLCHKVSIVLQVAVKKEMSAFNAFKACAPIAWSPNLYITLVRGIPGTRRLHRRTLEALRLQKCNRTVMRWNTPTVRGMLQQVKRLVVVETEEMYKARKEKEANHRALRPPLVINHHPASATSSSQ from the exons ATGGTGATG GTGGCTTTTCATCCAGGTTTTGAAGCAAAGCTTTGTCATAAGGTATCAATTGTACTCCAGGTAGCAGTAAAGAAGGAGATGAGTGCTTTCAATGCTTTCAAAGCTTGTGCTCCAATTGCATGGAGCCCAAATCTGTACATTACACTTGTAAGAGGTATTCCAGGCACTAGGAGGCTCCATAGGCGAACCTTAGAAGCATTGCGTCTTCAGAAATGCAACCGAACAGTGATGCGGTGGAACACCCCTACTGTCAGGGGAATGCTCCAGCAG GTGAAACGGTTGGTAGTTGTTGAAACAGAAGAGATGTACAAGGCACGAAAGGAGAAAGAAGCTAACCACCGTGCCTTGCGCCCCCCATTGGTCATAAATCACCATCCAGCTTCTGCAACCAGTTCCAGTCAGTAA